A single window of Neisseria sp. KEM232 DNA harbors:
- a CDS encoding DUF3079 domain-containing protein encodes MAKKFPIHPKRPERICWGCDKYCSADDLQCGNGCERIQHPCELDGEEWYKKGDWSNLLTQEQLADLGLLSEALQKEQTKEGTKPHIRLAVEQAG; translated from the coding sequence ATGGCCAAAAAATTTCCCATTCATCCCAAGCGCCCCGAGCGTATATGCTGGGGATGTGACAAGTATTGTTCGGCAGACGATTTGCAGTGCGGAAACGGTTGCGAGCGTATCCAGCATCCGTGCGAATTGGACGGAGAAGAGTGGTATAAAAAGGGCGATTGGAGCAATCTGCTGACTCAGGAACAACTCGCGGATTTGGGGCTGCTGTCGGAAGCGTTGCAGAAGGAGCAGACAAAAGAAGGGACGAAACCGCATATCAGATTGGCTGTGGAACAGGCGGGGTAG